A region of Deltaproteobacteria bacterium DNA encodes the following proteins:
- the dnaN gene encoding DNA polymerase III subunit beta translates to MKFTIQKDQILDVLSKVQGLTSRKSNLAITENILIKATDTGINLMATDLETGMEGYYPAKIEKPGAVAISARKFFEIVREFPKQDIAVNEVDNRWIEIGNDTIQYHIVGMDPDDFPDNPSIEDVTFFELSSAPFKKMIEKSIVISGAGDDKRAHINGALFEKIEDGDKKKVRIVSTDGSRLSKCDYTFDQEIDLPETGKIIIPKKGLNEVAKFLSSEGVVSLGIMNNYFIVKKENETIIIRLLEGEFPEYTDIVKKDDAYNIIVDRHQITMLLKRMSILSSENYKGAIFNFNQDRLLVSATNPEIGESKEDMEIEFSRERISAAFNPKYIIEILNAIESEKIILNIHTEDKPCIIKGVDDDSYLSVIMPMRI, encoded by the coding sequence ATGAAATTTACAATACAAAAAGACCAGATACTGGATGTTCTCTCCAAGGTACAGGGGTTGACCAGCCGGAAAAGCAACCTGGCGATAACGGAAAATATTCTGATTAAAGCAACGGACACGGGCATAAATTTGATGGCTACCGATCTTGAAACCGGGATGGAAGGGTATTATCCGGCCAAGATTGAAAAACCCGGCGCCGTCGCCATCAGCGCCAGAAAATTTTTTGAAATCGTCAGGGAGTTTCCTAAGCAAGATATCGCGGTGAATGAAGTTGATAATCGATGGATAGAGATTGGCAACGATACGATTCAATACCACATCGTCGGTATGGATCCGGATGATTTTCCGGACAATCCGAGTATAGAGGATGTCACTTTTTTTGAATTGTCGTCGGCACCTTTCAAAAAAATGATCGAAAAAAGTATCGTTATCAGTGGCGCCGGCGATGATAAAAGGGCCCATATCAACGGCGCGCTTTTTGAAAAGATAGAAGATGGAGATAAAAAGAAAGTAAGAATCGTTTCAACCGACGGAAGCAGGCTTTCGAAGTGCGACTATACCTTCGACCAGGAGATCGATCTTCCGGAAACGGGCAAGATCATCATTCCCAAAAAGGGGTTGAATGAAGTCGCGAAGTTCTTGTCTTCAGAGGGTGTCGTTTCCCTCGGTATCATGAACAATTATTTCATTGTAAAAAAGGAAAACGAAACGATCATCATAAGACTGCTGGAGGGTGAATTTCCGGAATACACCGACATTGTCAAAAAGGATGATGCTTATAACATCATTGTCGATCGGCATCAGATTACCATGCTGTTGAAGAGGATGTCCATTCTATCGTCGGAAAATTACAAAGGGGCTATTTTCAATTTCAATCAAGATCGGCTGCTGGTCAGTGCGACCAATCCGGAAATAGGCGAGTCAAAAGAAGATATGGAAATTGAATTTTCCAGGGAAAGGATCAGTGCCGCCTTCAATCCCAAATATATCATTGAAATACTAAATGCTATCGAAAGCGAAAAAATAATACTGAACATTCATACCGAAGACAAACCATGCATCATAAAAGGGGTAGATGACGACAGTTATCTGAGCGTTATCATGCCGATGAGAATCTGA
- a CDS encoding lytic transglycosylase domain-containing protein has protein sequence MKKYMAVTLLVSLFQLSTPAVADIYMYLDSDGILHFTNTPTSSHYKLYLKEKPKKIANTQAATSKYDHIISDAAYTAGISFALIKAMIQVESNFNPEAVSKKGAMGLMQIMPENLEAFNIEDPFDPRENIMGGSLYFRELLARYDGQLPLALAAYNAGPNIVDRYRGIPPIKETEAYVEKVMTYYYAFREK, from the coding sequence ATGAAAAAATACATGGCCGTCACCCTGCTCGTGAGCCTTTTTCAACTGTCAACACCGGCTGTTGCGGACATATATATGTATCTCGACAGCGACGGCATTCTTCATTTTACCAATACACCCACATCCTCGCATTACAAACTGTACTTGAAGGAAAAGCCGAAGAAAATCGCCAATACACAGGCCGCCACTTCCAAATACGACCACATTATTTCCGATGCCGCCTACACCGCGGGGATATCCTTTGCATTAATCAAGGCAATGATCCAGGTGGAATCGAACTTCAACCCCGAAGCCGTGTCAAAAAAAGGGGCTATGGGACTGATGCAGATCATGCCGGAAAACCTGGAGGCCTTCAACATCGAAGACCCCTTCGATCCCCGCGAGAACATCATGGGGGGGTCGCTCTATTTCCGGGAGTTGCTGGCGCGTTACGACGGCCAACTTCCCCTGGCGCTGGCGGCCTACAATGCCGGCCCCAATATCGTCGATCGCTACCGCGGTATTCCGCCCATCAAGGAAACCGAAGCATATGTTGAGAAGGTGATGACGTACTACTACGCGTTCCGCGAAAAATAA
- the gyrB gene encoding DNA topoisomerase (ATP-hydrolyzing) subunit B produces MKKVYDESSIDVLEGLEPVRLRPSMYIGNVDVAGLHHLVYEVVDNSIDEAMAGYCKNIQVTVHSDNSISVEDDGRGIPVGIHKTENVPAVEVVLTKLHAGGKFDNDSYKVSGGLHGVGVSVVNALSAFLEVEVYVKNKVYYQTYERGLKTCELNVVGSTKKRGTKIHFIPDADIFNMVEFNYDILSRRLRELAFLNKGIKIFLRDERNDNEDQFFYKGGITSFVEYVNKRHTPLHKPIFIEGERNDVQIEVAIQYNDTFKEKMFSFANNINTVEGGFHLIGFKAALTRTLNNYAVNGNLPKNLTAKISGDDVREGLAAIISVRIMSPQFEGQTKTKLGNSEVKGLVESLVNDKLGMFLEENPSVAKKIIAKAVEAARARDAAKRARDLARSKGSLVDSTLPGKLAECQITDPSQRELFLVEGDSAGGSAKQGRDRKFQAILPLKGKILNVEKARFDKILRSEEIKNMITALGTGVGREEYDIEKLRYHKIIIMTDADVDGSHIRTLLLTFFYRQLPEIIEKGYLYIAQPPLFKVGKGKNEIYLKDEREYNDFILKRVCDKKVVYPGNDGKKLTNHNLFVFIGNLSEYYASLSGMEVRGVYPELAELLINCGVENSKFIQNRDKMDFLKKQVEASGYVVESLQWNEDHDVHEMRIIPSDSLKKEILIKNPFISDVKPITIGRGLIYSRDFQKAVVVAKKIAKNDISPFTVEKTETDKDRDKENLVFDNKLDLLNHLLEEGKKGISVQRYKGLGEMNPEQLWETTMNPEKRNMLQVRIIDAVDTDEIFTVLMGDDVEPRREFIQNNALEVSSLDI; encoded by the coding sequence ATGAAAAAAGTATACGATGAGAGCAGCATAGACGTACTGGAAGGCCTTGAACCGGTAAGGCTGCGGCCTTCCATGTATATAGGCAACGTGGATGTGGCAGGGCTTCATCACCTTGTTTACGAAGTCGTGGACAACAGTATTGATGAAGCCATGGCCGGGTATTGCAAAAACATACAGGTGACGGTTCATTCAGACAACAGCATCAGCGTCGAGGATGACGGCCGGGGTATACCGGTGGGAATTCACAAGACGGAAAATGTGCCTGCCGTCGAGGTGGTATTGACCAAACTTCACGCAGGTGGAAAATTTGACAATGATTCCTATAAGGTATCAGGAGGCCTTCATGGTGTAGGGGTGTCCGTCGTGAATGCCTTGTCGGCTTTTCTTGAAGTGGAGGTCTACGTCAAGAACAAGGTTTACTATCAAACCTATGAACGCGGCTTAAAAACCTGTGAATTGAATGTTGTCGGCAGCACGAAGAAGCGTGGAACCAAGATTCATTTTATTCCGGACGCGGATATTTTCAACATGGTAGAGTTCAACTACGATATTCTCAGCCGCAGACTGCGGGAACTCGCCTTTTTAAATAAAGGCATCAAAATTTTTCTAAGGGATGAACGCAACGACAATGAGGATCAATTTTTTTACAAAGGAGGCATAACCTCGTTTGTAGAATATGTAAACAAACGCCACACACCGCTGCACAAACCTATTTTCATCGAGGGCGAACGCAACGACGTGCAAATAGAAGTTGCCATTCAGTACAACGACACCTTCAAAGAAAAGATGTTTTCCTTTGCCAATAATATCAACACCGTAGAAGGAGGGTTTCACCTCATCGGCTTCAAAGCCGCCTTGACGCGCACCCTGAACAACTATGCGGTCAATGGAAATTTGCCCAAGAACCTGACCGCGAAAATCAGCGGCGACGATGTTCGGGAGGGACTGGCCGCCATCATCAGCGTGCGAATAATGAGTCCTCAATTTGAGGGCCAGACCAAAACAAAATTAGGCAACAGCGAGGTCAAGGGGCTTGTCGAATCGCTCGTGAATGACAAACTGGGTATGTTTTTAGAGGAAAATCCGTCTGTTGCCAAAAAAATTATCGCCAAGGCGGTTGAAGCCGCGCGAGCCAGAGATGCTGCCAAGAGAGCTAGAGATCTTGCCAGAAGCAAGGGATCCCTGGTGGATTCGACCCTGCCCGGAAAGTTGGCCGAATGCCAGATAACGGACCCCTCGCAACGGGAACTTTTCCTGGTCGAGGGGGATTCCGCGGGCGGTTCGGCAAAACAGGGCAGGGACAGGAAATTTCAGGCGATTCTACCCCTTAAGGGTAAAATATTAAATGTTGAAAAAGCCCGTTTTGACAAGATTCTGCGCAGTGAAGAGATAAAAAACATGATCACGGCATTGGGAACCGGTGTTGGGCGCGAAGAGTATGATATTGAAAAATTGCGTTATCACAAAATCATCATTATGACCGATGCCGATGTGGACGGATCGCATATACGTACGCTCCTTTTGACGTTTTTTTACAGACAACTTCCCGAAATAATAGAAAAAGGTTATCTATATATCGCCCAGCCCCCGCTGTTTAAGGTGGGCAAGGGAAAAAATGAAATTTATTTAAAGGACGAACGGGAATACAACGACTTCATTCTGAAAAGGGTCTGTGATAAGAAGGTTGTTTATCCGGGCAATGACGGTAAAAAACTGACAAATCATAATCTGTTCGTTTTTATAGGAAATTTATCTGAATATTACGCATCGTTATCTGGTATGGAAGTTAGAGGCGTATACCCTGAACTTGCAGAACTGCTGATAAATTGCGGTGTGGAAAACAGCAAGTTTATCCAAAACAGGGATAAAATGGATTTTCTTAAAAAACAAGTTGAAGCCAGTGGATATGTTGTGGAAAGCCTGCAATGGAATGAAGACCACGACGTCCATGAAATGCGGATTATCCCCTCGGATTCGTTGAAGAAAGAGATTCTGATAAAAAACCCGTTTATCAGTGACGTCAAGCCGATTACCATCGGGAGGGGACTCATTTACTCCCGCGATTTTCAGAAAGCGGTGGTTGTCGCTAAAAAAATAGCAAAGAACGACATCTCGCCGTTCACGGTCGAAAAAACGGAAACGGATAAAGACAGGGACAAGGAAAACCTGGTTTTCGATAATAAATTGGATTTATTAAACCATTTGTTAGAAGAGGGAAAAAAGGGCATCAGTGTGCAGCGCTACAAAGGGCTGGGTGAAATGAATCCCGAACAGTTGTGGGAAACCACCATGAATCCGGAAAAGCGCAACATGCTGCAAGTTCGCATCATCGATGCGGTGGATACCGATGAAATTTTTACCGTTCTCATGGGAGATGACGTCGAACCCCGTAGAGAATTTATTCAGAACAACGCGCTGGAGGTCAGTTCGCTGGACATATAG
- a CDS encoding UvrD-helicase domain-containing protein — translation MKFIADFHIHSKYSRATSKNLDLENLYIAAQKKGLKVIGTGDFTHPGWFSEIEAKLTPAEDGLFKLKEDIASSLERHIPKSCRDDIRFILTCEISNIYKKNGKTRKNHNLIFIPDLHIAKKFNAELAKIGNVHSDGRPILGLDAKHLLEIVLETSEKNFLIPAHIWTPWFSLLGSKSGFDTVEACFEDLTPYIFAVETGLSSDPPMNWRVKFLDGLTLISNSDAHSPGKLGREANRFDTDLSFDSIRGAMESGDPDRFLGTLEFYPEEGKYHLDGHRKCGVRSWPAGTMEKAGICPVCKRPMTLGVLYRVEELASRLEGQMPSICHPYQSIIPLEEILSELLGVGPNTKKVSYHYERLLDHLGPELKIVNSLSFENLERVELPHLSEAIQRVRRKKVNIDPGFDGEFGKIEIFDKEERAFLFGQKPLFKMPNVKKKKGAAEGERIFFQKKNGPEKRSNRCRGVVKTSPTLNDRQQRAIRHTNGPMIIVAGPGTGKTLTITHKIASLIENGQAGPDQILALTFTNKAAQEMRQRLQHLLQDEKRVPLAATFHAFCVQMLAENEAYDSFRVVDESERRYFLERAVSWLKRSDPDALFDISELLERIAQEKRHIRGPHHTPGRIKDDDEINFQRVYAFYQKLLSREGLWDYEDLLCNVVNTLENDPARKETIRNRYRFLFIDEYQDVNFAQYRMIRQLAPADANICVIGDPDQSIYGFRGSDVRYFNRFTRDYPGAESINLSQNYRSVRVVLEASQQLIRSARENRAAGTGTVFSKIDGPEHIEILPCFDEKGEAVTIGKEIEKMVGGVGFYSIDFDKTDLNSTASDYSFGDFAVLMRTARQCNIFAEVFERAGIPCQVVSKKEAYSEKCVLALLSFLKIVSRIGSYLDVERVCEYSGSGVGRKTVTTWRDWAFENGFSLDESLKNIRRFPLKQMKKERQLKFVQFIDKLERMRLETKDCDLQETIDYILINTTIREKTANDAKKRDVLDNFIVTSGQYDSKQALCLASALDTDTDMFDSRAEKVALMTMHASKGLEFPVVFISGCERGLVPFVREGKHGTDEDEERRLLYVAMTRAKQALFLSYAQKRSVFGKKEAREPSKFMFDIRQGLKNYRKIDESPLKKRGHTQLELF, via the coding sequence ATGAAATTTATTGCTGACTTTCACATCCATTCAAAATATTCTCGCGCAACCTCAAAAAATTTAGACCTGGAAAATCTGTATATCGCCGCTCAGAAAAAAGGATTGAAGGTGATCGGCACCGGCGATTTCACCCATCCGGGGTGGTTTTCCGAAATAGAAGCCAAACTAACGCCCGCGGAGGATGGTCTTTTTAAATTAAAGGAAGATATCGCTTCATCGCTGGAACGCCACATTCCAAAATCCTGCCGTGACGATATCCGTTTCATACTGACATGTGAAATAAGCAACATATATAAGAAAAATGGAAAAACCAGAAAAAATCACAACCTTATATTTATTCCTGATTTACATATCGCGAAAAAATTCAACGCTGAACTTGCAAAAATAGGCAACGTTCATTCCGATGGAAGGCCGATTCTGGGTCTCGATGCCAAGCATCTGCTGGAAATTGTACTCGAAACCTCGGAAAAAAATTTTCTCATACCCGCACATATCTGGACTCCCTGGTTTTCGCTTCTTGGATCTAAATCCGGTTTTGATACCGTCGAAGCGTGTTTCGAAGATCTGACCCCCTATATATTTGCCGTTGAAACCGGATTGTCATCGGATCCTCCCATGAACTGGCGTGTAAAATTTCTGGATGGTTTGACCCTCATTTCGAATTCAGATGCGCATTCGCCCGGCAAACTGGGCAGGGAAGCCAATAGGTTCGACACGGATTTGTCGTTCGACAGCATTCGCGGGGCGATGGAATCGGGAGATCCCGATCGGTTTTTAGGAACGCTGGAATTTTATCCGGAGGAGGGAAAATATCACCTTGACGGGCATCGGAAATGCGGGGTTCGTTCATGGCCCGCCGGCACCATGGAAAAAGCCGGCATCTGCCCGGTGTGCAAAAGGCCGATGACGCTGGGTGTTCTGTACAGGGTAGAAGAACTGGCAAGCCGTTTGGAGGGGCAAATGCCTTCGATTTGCCATCCCTACCAAAGCATCATCCCACTGGAAGAAATATTATCTGAGCTTCTGGGCGTGGGACCCAATACCAAAAAGGTGTCCTATCACTATGAACGCCTGCTGGATCATCTGGGTCCGGAACTGAAGATCGTAAACAGTTTATCCTTTGAGAATCTCGAACGTGTCGAATTACCCCATTTGAGTGAAGCCATTCAGCGGGTGCGCCGGAAAAAAGTGAATATAGATCCCGGATTCGATGGTGAATTCGGAAAAATAGAAATTTTCGACAAGGAGGAAAGGGCATTTTTATTCGGCCAGAAACCTCTTTTCAAAATGCCGAATGTGAAAAAAAAGAAAGGTGCTGCTGAGGGCGAACGAATCTTTTTTCAAAAAAAAAACGGTCCTGAGAAGCGTTCTAACCGGTGCAGGGGCGTCGTGAAAACGTCACCAACGCTTAACGACCGGCAGCAGCGGGCGATTCGCCACACAAACGGCCCCATGATCATTGTTGCCGGTCCGGGCACCGGCAAGACCCTGACCATCACCCACAAAATTGCTTCTCTCATTGAAAACGGGCAGGCGGGGCCGGATCAAATATTGGCGTTGACCTTTACCAACAAAGCCGCCCAAGAAATGCGTCAACGGTTGCAACACCTTCTGCAAGATGAAAAAAGAGTGCCTTTGGCAGCGACATTTCATGCCTTCTGTGTTCAGATGTTGGCGGAAAACGAGGCATATGATTCTTTCAGGGTTGTCGACGAAAGTGAACGTCGATACTTTTTGGAGCGGGCGGTCAGCTGGTTGAAACGATCGGATCCAGATGCATTATTCGATATTTCCGAACTGCTTGAGAGGATCGCTCAGGAAAAGCGACACATCCGCGGCCCCCACCATACCCCCGGTCGCATCAAAGACGATGATGAGATAAATTTTCAGAGGGTTTACGCGTTTTATCAGAAACTGCTTTCAAGGGAGGGTTTGTGGGATTATGAGGATCTTTTATGTAATGTGGTCAATACCCTTGAAAATGACCCGGCGCGGAAGGAAACGATTCGAAATAGATATAGATTTCTTTTTATAGACGAGTATCAGGACGTCAATTTTGCCCAGTATCGCATGATAAGGCAACTGGCGCCCGCGGATGCCAATATATGCGTCATCGGTGATCCTGACCAGTCCATCTATGGATTCAGAGGTTCGGACGTCAGGTATTTTAATCGTTTTACCCGGGATTACCCCGGTGCTGAATCCATCAATCTTTCTCAGAATTACCGTTCCGTTCGGGTCGTTCTCGAAGCATCCCAGCAGTTGATACGATCGGCAAGGGAAAACCGGGCGGCGGGAACCGGAACCGTGTTTTCGAAGATAGACGGCCCTGAACACATAGAGATATTGCCTTGTTTCGATGAAAAGGGCGAAGCGGTGACCATCGGCAAGGAGATCGAAAAAATGGTGGGCGGGGTCGGTTTTTATTCCATCGATTTCGATAAAACGGACCTCAATTCAACCGCGTCGGATTATTCTTTTGGCGATTTTGCCGTGTTGATGCGGACCGCACGCCAGTGCAACATTTTTGCCGAAGTCTTCGAACGGGCCGGAATTCCCTGTCAGGTCGTCTCAAAAAAAGAGGCCTATTCGGAAAAATGCGTTCTTGCGCTCCTCTCCTTTTTAAAAATAGTGTCCCGCATCGGATCATACCTGGATGTGGAGAGGGTTTGCGAATATTCCGGCTCCGGGGTCGGTCGTAAAACCGTGACTACGTGGAGAGATTGGGCTTTTGAAAACGGTTTCAGCCTGGACGAAAGCCTGAAAAATATTCGCCGTTTTCCACTGAAACAGATGAAAAAGGAACGCCAGTTAAAATTTGTGCAATTCATCGATAAGCTCGAGCGCATGCGTTTGGAAACGAAAGACTGTGATCTTCAGGAAACCATCGATTATATTTTAATAAATACCACTATTCGTGAAAAAACGGCGAACGATGCAAAAAAAAGGGATGTGTTGGACAATTTCATTGTTACATCGGGACAATACGACTCGAAACAGGCATTGTGCCTGGCATCGGCGCTGGACACGGATACGGATATGTTCGATTCGAGAGCGGAAAAAGTCGCCCTGATGACCATGCATGCATCAAAAGGGCTTGAATTTCCGGTGGTTTTCATTAGCGGCTGTGAGCGTGGCCTTGTGCCATTTGTGCGTGAGGGGAAACATGGGACCGACGAGGATGAAGAGCGCAGGTTGTTGTACGTAGCCATGACGCGTGCCAAACAGGCTCTTTTTCTATCCTACGCCCAAAAACGCAGTGTTTTTGGAAAAAAGGAAGCTCGTGAGCCGTCCAAATTTATGTTCGACATTCGGCAGGGTCTGAAAAATTACCGTAAGATCGACGAAAGCCCCTTAAAAAAAAGGGGCCATACCCAACTGGAATTGTTCTAA
- a CDS encoding SDR family oxidoreductase — MVTANLTGICRILSAGRVGKADEVTACICFLASHMAPFVVGAAWSKDGGLTAFGY, encoded by the coding sequence ATGGTAACGGCAAATCTCACCGGGATTTGCCGTATCCTATCGGCCGGCCGGGTGGGCAAAGCGGACGAGGTGACGGCCTGCATCTGCTTTCTGGCATCCCATATGGCCCCGTTTGTGGTGGGCGCAGCCTGGTCCAAAGATGGTGGTTTGACGGCTTTCGGCTATTAG